The proteins below are encoded in one region of Candidatus Nanopelagicales bacterium:
- a CDS encoding DUF4446 family protein: MWAALTLVVAIIALVAALVALRRVDVVAARAGRSSDGPLQRDVDSAPSGGTVLASSAAPESVGLSRLAVVRYDAFDDLGGQLSYSAALLDDAGKGIVITGIHGRSETRTYLKQVPTSGSGAVSKLSPEEQEAVRDAMRGSGHA; encoded by the coding sequence GTGTGGGCAGCCCTGACGCTAGTCGTAGCGATCATCGCGCTCGTCGCCGCGCTCGTCGCGCTGCGGCGAGTTGACGTTGTGGCGGCCAGAGCCGGTCGGTCATCGGACGGCCCGCTGCAACGGGACGTTGACTCAGCTCCGTCGGGCGGCACAGTGCTCGCGTCCAGCGCGGCGCCGGAATCTGTCGGCTTGAGTCGACTCGCGGTTGTCCGGTACGACGCGTTCGATGACCTCGGTGGTCAGCTGTCCTACTCCGCCGCGCTGCTCGACGACGCCGGCAAGGGGATCGTGATTACCGGCATCCATGGGCGCTCAGAAACTCGGACCTATCTCAAGCAGGTCCCGACTTCCGGAAGTGGTGCGGTCTCCAAGCTGTCACCCGAGGAGCAGGAGGCAGTTCGTGACGCGATGCGGGGATCAGGTCATGCCTGA
- the pheA gene encoding prephenate dehydratase yields the protein MPEIGTVVFLGPRGTFAEAALLALPELSSMPARPVPSVTAALNAIRSGDADVALVPIENSVEGSVSGTLDELASGEPLEIINEIAIPVRFALLAAQPIELPQIASVGTHPHAAAQCRRWLHDNLPHAQVVPTTSTAAAAEALSGGAAGYQVAIAQHLAAELYGLEVIVDGIADNDEASTRFVAVARPGAIPARTGADKTSLVLYITANRAGALLEILTEFAARGINLTRIESRPTRRALGDYCFSVDLEGHVADARVGEALMGLRRVCADVRFLGSYPRHDGKEPHLREGVSDEDFAAAH from the coding sequence ATGCCTGAGATCGGCACCGTGGTGTTCCTAGGCCCGCGCGGCACCTTCGCCGAGGCGGCGCTGCTGGCACTCCCAGAGCTGTCGAGCATGCCAGCCAGGCCTGTGCCGTCGGTGACCGCCGCTCTGAACGCCATCAGGTCGGGCGACGCCGACGTCGCCCTGGTCCCGATCGAGAACTCGGTCGAAGGATCAGTGTCGGGGACATTGGATGAACTCGCATCCGGCGAACCGTTGGAGATCATCAACGAGATCGCGATACCCGTGCGGTTCGCGCTGCTGGCCGCGCAGCCAATCGAACTGCCGCAGATCGCTTCGGTCGGAACGCACCCGCACGCCGCTGCGCAATGCCGCCGCTGGCTTCACGACAACCTCCCGCACGCACAAGTAGTCCCCACAACATCCACCGCCGCCGCGGCCGAGGCCCTCAGCGGAGGCGCTGCGGGGTATCAAGTCGCTATCGCCCAGCATCTGGCAGCCGAGCTGTACGGCTTGGAGGTCATCGTCGATGGCATCGCGGACAACGACGAAGCCTCCACGCGCTTCGTGGCTGTCGCCCGACCGGGCGCGATCCCCGCACGCACGGGAGCGGACAAGACCAGCCTGGTTCTCTACATCACGGCTAACCGCGCGGGTGCGCTGCTTGAGATCCTCACCGAGTTCGCGGCCCGGGGAATCAACCTGACACGAATCGAGTCGAGGCCGACCCGGCGAGCTCTGGGCGACTACTGCTTCTCGGTCGACCTTGAGGGCCATGTCGCTGACGCGCGCGTCGGCGAAGCGCTGATGGGGTTGCGCCGAGTCTGTGCCGACGTCCGGTTCCTTGGGTCCTACCCGCGCCACGATGGCAAGGAGCCTCACTTGCGCGAAGGCGTGTCAGATGAGGATTTCGCCGCGGCACAC